TGGTCGAGGACGCGCTGTTCGCGACGCTGGACCCCACCACCCGGCGCGCCGAGACCGCCGACGGGCGGGTCTACACGCTCACCGACACCGTCGGATTCGTGCGGCACCTGCCCCACGACCTCGTGGAGGCGTTCCGCTCGACGCTGGAGGAGTCCGCCGAGGCCGACCTGCTCGTGCACGTCGTGGACGCCAGCGACCCCGACCCCGCGGGCCAGATCACCGCGGTGCGCACCGTGCTGAACGAGATCGGCGCCGGCCACATCGCCGAGCTGATCGCGTTCAACAAGGTGGACCTGGTCGACGAGGCGGCCCTGCTGCCGCTGCGGACGCTCGCCCCCGACGCGCTGTTCGTCTCGGCCCGGCGCGGCGACGGCCTGGACGCCCTGCGCGCGGCGGTGGAAGCGCGGCTGCCGCGTCCGGCCGTCGAGGTGCGCGTCCTGATCCCGTACGCCCGCCACGAGCTGATGGACCGGATCCACAAGGCGGGCGAACTGCTGGCGTCGGAGCACACCGCCGACGGCACCCGGGTGCACGCCCGGGTGAACGAGGACCTGGCCGGCGAACTGGCGCCCTTCCTGGAGGCGTCGGCGCAGGCGGGAGGAGGAACGCATGGCTGAGTCGCTGCCGCTGTGGCACGTGTCGGAGCGGTCCCTGTGGGAGGAGGCGCTGGGCGCCGGCGTCTACCGCTGGTCCACCCGGGGCCGGACGCTGGGGGACGAGGGCTTCATCCACTTCTGCTACCCGTCGCAGCTGGAGTGGGTGGCGCGCCACTTCTACGACGGCGTCACCGAGCCCCTGGTGATCCTGGAGGTGAACCGCGACGCCCTGGGGGCGCCGATCCGGCTGGAGTCCGTGCTCGGGTCGGAGGAGCGGTTCCCGCACCTGTACGGGCCGCTGCCCACCCGCGCGGTCGCGTTCGTCCGGACGTTGGAGATCACCGCCGAGGCGATCACCATCGGCGATCCCGAGCACGTCGACCGCACCGGTGGCTGACGCGCAGGCCCCGCGCACGCAGGAGACCACGCGCACACAGCAGATCCTGAACGCCGCCGTCGCCGGGATCGCCGGCAGCGAGCGCCCCGGCCAGGACGCGATGGCGGCGGCCATCGATCGCGCCTTCGCCGACGGGGAGCACCTGCTCGTGCAGGCCGGCACCGGCACGGGCAAGTCGCTGGGCTACCTGGCGCCCTCGCTGGCCTACCTGCTGGAGCACCCCCGCGGCCGCGTCGTGATCGCGACCGCGACCCTGGCCCTGCAGGCCCAGCTGGCCGGCGCCGACATCCCGGCGGCGGTCAAGGCGGCCGAGAAGGTCGGGGGGCGCACGGTCACGCACGCCATCCTCAAGGGCCGCACCAACTACGCGTGCCTGCACCGCGTCATCGAGGGTGCCGGGGCCGAGCAGGACACGCTGCTGGGCGCCGCTGAGGTGGCCGAGGGACTCCGCAAGACCCGGGCGGACGCGTCCTCGGTGCTCGGCGCCGAGGTGGTCGCGCTGCGGGAATGGGCCCGCGACGAGCTGGACGCCGAGGGCGCCGGGGACCGCGACGACGCGCCGACGCACACCGCCGCGGCGTGGGCGCAGGTGTCGGTGCCGGTGCGTGAGTGCCTGGGCGCCCAGCAGTGCCCGTTCGGCGACGTGTGCTTCGTGGAGCGCTCCCGGGCCAAGGCCAGGGAGGCCGACCTCGTCGTCACCAACCACGCGTTGCTCGCCATCGACGCCATGCACGGCAACACGGTGCTGCCCGAGCACGACCGGCTCGTCATCGACGAGGCGCACGAGCTCACCGCCCGGGTGACGGGCGCGGCGTCGCACGAGCTCAGCCCGCAGCAGGTCGAGCGGGTGGCGCGACGCTGCCTGCCCTACCTCGACGACGACCTCGCGATCGAGTTCCTCGACCTCGGCGAGATCCTGACCGATGCCCTGGCCGACGCGCCGCTGGAGCGGATCACCGACCCCGAGTCGCCCATCGTCGCGACGCTGGCGCGGATCCGGGACGTGGCGCGCCGGGTGGTCAGCCAGGCCAACGGCGACGAGCCCGAGGCCAAGCAGGCCTCCGCGGCCGCCAAGGAGATCTTCGACGTCGCCGAGGCCATGGCGGCACTGAAGGACGGCGACGTCGTGTGGGTCAGCGAACGCGAGCGCTTCGGCCGGTGGCTGGTCGCCGCGCCCCTGGACGTGGCCTTCCTGCTGCGCGACCGCGTCCTGAGCCAGACCCCGACCGTGCTCACGTCGGCCACCCTGACCATCGGGGGCCAGTTCGAGGCGGCGGCGTCCTCGGTGGGGCTGAAGCGCGACGAGCGGGCCGACGCGGGCGCCGAACCGGACGACGACGCGCAGGCGTGGCGCGCCCTCGACGTCGGGTCGCCATTCGACTACCAGCGCCAGGGGATCCTCTACGTGGCGGACCGGTTGCCGCCGCCGCGCCGCGACGGCATCACCCCGGAGGCGCTGAAGGAACTCGCCGAGCTGGTCTGGGCGGCCGGCGGCCGCACGCTGGGGCTGTTCGCGTCCCAGCGCAACGCCGAGGCGGCTGCGCGGCACTGCCGGGCCGAACTGCCCGGGCAGACGATCCTGTGCCAGGGGGACGCCCAGCTCAGCGAGCTGACCCGACGCTTCATCCGCGAACCCGAGACCAGCCTGTTCGGGACGCTGTCGCTGTGGCAGGGCGTCGACGTCCCCGGCGAGACCTGCCGCCTGGTCGTGATCGACAAGATCCCCTTCCCGCGGCCCGACGACCCGCTCATGCAGGCGCGGCAGAACGCCGTGAGCAGGTCCGGGGGGAACGGCTTCATGTCGGTGGCGGCGGCGCACGCGGCGCTGCTGCTCGCCCAGGGCAGCGGCCGCCTGATCCGGCGCGTCACCGACCGCGGCGTCGTTGCGGTGCTGGACCCCCGTTTGAAGACCGCCCGCTACGGCGGGTTCCTGCGCTCGTCGCTGCCGCCGTTCTGGTCCACGACCGACCCGGAGGTGGCCGTCGCCGCGCTGCGTCGCCTGGGCCCCGAGGCGAAGGCGGGCTGAGCCAGGGGCGTCCGCGTCCTCCCGGGCGGCCAGGCTCACTCGTCGGCGCACGACGCGCACCCGCCCCGGCACAGCGCTGCCCGCGACCGGCGGCCGCGGGCAGCGTGGGTCGGGAACGGGTCAGACGCGCCGCAGGACGGCGGTCACCTTGCCGAGGATCGTGGCCTCGTTGCCGTCGATGGGGGAGTAGGCCTCGTTGTGCGGCAGCAGCCACACCTGCCCGGGCGTCCGCTTGAAGGTCTTGACGGTGGCCTCGCCGTCGATCATGGCCGCGACGATGTCGCCGTTGTTGGCGTCGGGCTGCTGCCGGACCACCACGTAGTCGCCGTCGCAGATGGCGGCGTCGATCATCGAGTCGCCGCGGACCTCCAGCAGGAACAGCTCGCCCTCGCCGACCAGGTCGCGCGGAAGCGGGAAGACCTCCTCGACCTGCTGCTCGGCCAGGATGGGGCCGCCGGCGGCGATCCGACCCAGCATGGGCACCTGGACCGCGCGCGAGACGTGCACGTCCTCGTCGTAGCCGGACGCCGCGGGCGCGGCCTGCGGGGCGGTGCGGACTCCCGGCCCCTGTGCGCCGGGCAGGTGGACGACCAGGGCGCGCGGCCGCTTGGGGTCGCGGGAGAGGAAGCCCTTGGCCTCCAGGGCCTTCAGTTGGTGCGCCACGCTGGAGGGCGACGCGAGGCCGACGGCCTCGCCCATCTCGCGGATGGTGGGCGGGTAGCCGCGCTCGGCCAGCGCGGTCTGGATCGTCTCCAGGATCAGGCGCTGGCGCAGCGTCAGCCCGTCGGCGTCGGCCGGCCCGTCGGGGAGGGCGTGCACCTCGCCCAGCCGCGCGAGGTCGTCCTCGCTCGGTCGGCCACGTCGATGCTGCCGGGGGATGCCGTTCTCGCCGCTGTCCTTGCTCGCCATGGCAGCAACCTAAGGCACGCGCGCCGGCTAATCAAACACCTGTTCGACCGTGTCGCCACCGAGCGGGCGGCGCCCCGCAAGAAATGTCGGAGGCGGCGTGCAGGGTGATTCCTGAGCCCGAACGGCCCGCCGAGAAGGCGCCGGGAGGGTTGCAATCGTAAGAGTGTTCGATAATACTGTTCGAACAGGCGTTCGATGGACGCCGGACGGAAGGAGTCAGTCATGACCGCACTGCTGCTGGATTACCCGACCACCGCTCGGGTGCGCGTCCGGCCGTCCCGCGAGCACGCGGGTGTCCCGGTCGCTCCCCACCGCACGGCGCCGCACCGCTCCACCGGGCCGACGCAGCGGCGCTGGTCGGTGGCGCAGGGGAGTTCCGCACGCCCCGCAGTCGCGCCGGCCGTCGCTTCGGGGCGGCTCTACTGGACGCCCCGCGGGCTCGCCGTGATGATCGCGCTGGTCGCGATCGTGGCGGTGACGATGGTCGCCACGATCGTGGGATCGTTCCTGGCCGTGAGTGACGCCCCGCTGGTGACCCCCGCCCCGCAGGCGGCCCTCGCTCAGCCCGCCGCCGCGGGACTGGTGGGTTGACGGCCCCACCGCTCCGGTCACCCCCTTAAGAGCCGCCCCGCGCCAGCGCGAGGGCGGCTCCGTCGCCTCCGCAACATCGCGGCGCGTCTGGGTTGATTGTGGTGACGGAACGGCCTAACCTCTACATCTAGTAGTTACAGCGGTGTTCTTAGTCCACAGGTAGTGGTTCTGGTCCACACGATGTACACCGATCATCCACAAGCGCATCCACAGGCGGGGTGTCGCGCGCGGTCGCGAGGAAGGGGGAGCCATGCACTGTCCATCATGCCGGTACAAGGACTCCCGCGTGCTCGACTCGCGCGTGGCCGAGGACGGCAGCTCCATCCGCCGGCGCCGCGAGTGCCGGTCCTGCGGCAAGCGGTTCACGACCCTGGAGCAGATGCAGCTCGTGGTCGTGAAGCGCTCCGGCGTCATCGAGCCGTTCTCCCGCGAGAAGGTCGTCAACGGGGTGCGCAAGGCCTGCAAGGGCCGTCCCGTCTCCGACGCCGACCTCGCCAAGCTCGGCCAGCAGGTCGAGGAGTCGCTGCGCAGCAGCGGCCAGGGTGAGATCGAGGCCGACGACGTCGGCCTGGCGATCCTGCGCCCCCTGCGCGCGCTCGACGCGATCGCCTACCTGCGGTTCGCCTCGGTGTACCAGCACTACGACTCGGTGGAGGACTTCGAGTCCGCCATCGAACAGCTCAAGGCCAGCGGCGAGGCGTCCACAGCGGCGTCCCATCCAGCGCAGCCCCTACCCGATCAGCTGTTCTGATCACCCGTCCAGACATGCCACCCGACGACAGCGTCAACCCACACAGGAGGAGCAGAGTGACCGCAACCAAGCAGGCGCCACGCAAGGCAGCCGCCAAAGGCAAGGGCCTGAGCATCGAGCGCGTCTTCACCACCGAGGGTGTCCACCCTTACGACGAGGTGGCCTGGGAGAAGCGCGACGTCGTGCAGACGAACTGGAAGACCGGCGAGACGGTCTTCGAGCAGAAGGGCGTGGAGTTCCCCGACTTCTGGAGCGTCAACGCCTCCACCATCGTGACCACCAAGTACTTCCGCGGCGCGGTCGGGACGCCGGCGCG
Above is a window of Propioniciclava coleopterorum DNA encoding:
- a CDS encoding DUF952 domain-containing protein → MAESLPLWHVSERSLWEEALGAGVYRWSTRGRTLGDEGFIHFCYPSQLEWVARHFYDGVTEPLVILEVNRDALGAPIRLESVLGSEERFPHLYGPLPTRAVAFVRTLEITAEAITIGDPEHVDRTGG
- a CDS encoding ATP-dependent DNA helicase; this encodes MAAAIDRAFADGEHLLVQAGTGTGKSLGYLAPSLAYLLEHPRGRVVIATATLALQAQLAGADIPAAVKAAEKVGGRTVTHAILKGRTNYACLHRVIEGAGAEQDTLLGAAEVAEGLRKTRADASSVLGAEVVALREWARDELDAEGAGDRDDAPTHTAAAWAQVSVPVRECLGAQQCPFGDVCFVERSRAKAREADLVVTNHALLAIDAMHGNTVLPEHDRLVIDEAHELTARVTGAASHELSPQQVERVARRCLPYLDDDLAIEFLDLGEILTDALADAPLERITDPESPIVATLARIRDVARRVVSQANGDEPEAKQASAAAKEIFDVAEAMAALKDGDVVWVSERERFGRWLVAAPLDVAFLLRDRVLSQTPTVLTSATLTIGGQFEAAASSVGLKRDERADAGAEPDDDAQAWRALDVGSPFDYQRQGILYVADRLPPPRRDGITPEALKELAELVWAAGGRTLGLFASQRNAEAAARHCRAELPGQTILCQGDAQLSELTRRFIREPETSLFGTLSLWQGVDVPGETCRLVVIDKIPFPRPDDPLMQARQNAVSRSGGNGFMSVAAAHAALLLAQGSGRLIRRVTDRGVVAVLDPRLKTARYGGFLRSSLPPFWSTTDPEVAVAALRRLGPEAKAG
- the lexA gene encoding transcriptional repressor LexA — translated: MASKDSGENGIPRQHRRGRPSEDDLARLGEVHALPDGPADADGLTLRQRLILETIQTALAERGYPPTIREMGEAVGLASPSSVAHQLKALEAKGFLSRDPKRPRALVVHLPGAQGPGVRTAPQAAPAASGYDEDVHVSRAVQVPMLGRIAAGGPILAEQQVEEVFPLPRDLVGEGELFLLEVRGDSMIDAAICDGDYVVVRQQPDANNGDIVAAMIDGEATVKTFKRTPGQVWLLPHNEAYSPIDGNEATILGKVTAVLRRV
- the nrdR gene encoding transcriptional regulator NrdR, whose translation is MHCPSCRYKDSRVLDSRVAEDGSSIRRRRECRSCGKRFTTLEQMQLVVVKRSGVIEPFSREKVVNGVRKACKGRPVSDADLAKLGQQVEESLRSSGQGEIEADDVGLAILRPLRALDAIAYLRFASVYQHYDSVEDFESAIEQLKASGEASTAASHPAQPLPDQLF